One part of the Truepera radiovictrix DSM 17093 genome encodes these proteins:
- a CDS encoding NifU family protein → MLTFTDTAKERVARFLALQQAQGVRALRVAGDRREQKLWLVKPEDRRPDDHTFRVAGDEGFDVFVDPRSAEQLAGATVDFVEDVMQSGFRVFYPSPTWDDPVAQRVQEVLDRIINPGVASHGGHVSLAKVEGDAAYVLLGGGCQGCGAADITLRQGIEEAICSAVPEIKRVLDATDHASGTNPYYAPAESGDSPLARS, encoded by the coding sequence ATGCTGACCTTTACCGACACCGCCAAGGAGAGGGTCGCGCGCTTTTTGGCGCTGCAGCAGGCCCAGGGCGTGCGCGCGCTGCGCGTCGCCGGGGACCGCCGCGAACAGAAGCTCTGGCTCGTCAAACCCGAAGACCGCCGCCCCGATGACCACACCTTCCGCGTCGCGGGCGACGAGGGCTTCGACGTCTTCGTCGACCCCCGCAGCGCCGAGCAGCTCGCGGGCGCTACCGTCGACTTCGTCGAGGACGTCATGCAGAGCGGTTTCCGCGTCTTCTACCCGAGCCCCACTTGGGACGACCCCGTTGCGCAGCGCGTGCAGGAGGTGCTCGACCGCATCATCAACCCCGGCGTCGCGAGCCACGGCGGGCACGTCTCGCTCGCCAAGGTCGAGGGCGACGCGGCGTACGTGCTCCTAGGGGGCGGTTGCCAAGGTTGCGGCGCCGCCGACATCACGCTGCGTCAAGGGATCGAGGAGGCCATCTGCAGCGCCGTGCCCGAGATCAAGCGGGTGCTCGACGCGACCGACCACGCGAGCGGCACCAACCCCTACTACGCCCCCGCCGAGTCGGGCGACTCGCCGCTCGCCCGCAGCTAG
- a CDS encoding beta-ketoacyl-ACP synthase III: protein MSVLGVGSYVPTKRLTNAELERLVDTSDAWITTRTGISERRVAESGQATSDLAHAAAAAALEDAGTLPESIDLIVVGTSTPDHAFPSVACKVQARLGCTRATAFDVNAACAGFLSALQVAEQFLRAGGATRALVIGADTMSRIVDYSDRTTCILFGDGAGAVVLAKGERPGLHATVTHADGTHYEQLYVHGGGSRLDTEGERPRIKMNGRAIFPLAVRAMISVTEEVLAKAGKTLDDVTWLVPHQANQRILKAVAEGLNVPETRVVSTIRDYGNNSAASVPLALDLAIRDGRIRRGDTVLLTAFGGGLAWGGALLTL from the coding sequence GTGAGCGTGCTCGGCGTCGGCTCCTACGTCCCCACAAAGCGCCTGACCAACGCCGAGCTCGAGCGCCTAGTGGACACCTCCGACGCCTGGATCACCACCCGCACCGGTATCTCGGAGCGGCGCGTGGCGGAGTCGGGGCAAGCGACCTCGGATCTGGCCCACGCCGCCGCCGCCGCCGCCCTCGAGGACGCCGGCACCCTCCCCGAGAGCATCGACCTCATCGTCGTCGGCACCTCGACGCCCGACCACGCCTTTCCGTCGGTCGCTTGCAAGGTGCAAGCGCGCCTCGGCTGCACCCGCGCGACCGCTTTCGACGTCAACGCGGCCTGCGCGGGTTTCTTAAGCGCCCTGCAGGTGGCCGAGCAGTTTCTCCGCGCGGGCGGGGCCACGCGGGCGCTCGTCATCGGCGCCGACACGATGTCGCGCATCGTGGACTATAGCGACCGCACGACCTGCATCCTCTTCGGTGACGGCGCGGGCGCGGTGGTGCTCGCCAAAGGGGAGCGCCCCGGGCTCCACGCGACCGTCACCCACGCCGACGGGACGCACTACGAGCAGCTCTACGTCCACGGCGGCGGCAGCCGTTTGGACACCGAGGGCGAAAGGCCGCGCATCAAGATGAACGGGCGCGCGATCTTCCCCTTGGCCGTGCGCGCGATGATCTCGGTGACCGAAGAGGTGCTCGCCAAAGCGGGCAAGACCCTCGACGACGTCACCTGGCTCGTACCGCACCAGGCCAACCAGCGCATCCTCAAAGCGGTCGCCGAAGGTTTGAACGTCCCCGAAACGCGCGTCGTGAGCACCATCCGCGACTACGGCAACAACTCGGCGGCGTCGGTCCCTCTGGCGCTCGACCTGGCCATTCGAGACGGGCGCATCCGGCGCGGCGACACGGTGCTGCTGACCGCTTTTGGCGGCGGTCTGGCGTGGGGCGGGGCGCTGCTGACGTTGTAA